A genomic window from Gossypium hirsutum isolate 1008001.06 chromosome D12, Gossypium_hirsutum_v2.1, whole genome shotgun sequence includes:
- the LOC107943078 gene encoding potassium transporter 10: MHTILLSFQSIGVVYGRLSTAPLYVFGSIPQNDFKSDESAYEYFSFIFWTLTVLSLVKYTFIVLKADNDGEGGTFALYSLLCKHAKVGLLPNDKTSDDVTNNETGSPSRTKAESRARRAIAKHKSSHYLMLFLALFGSCLIICDAVLTPAISVLSAASGLRRSLTDIKYSSSRKTEDSVLKDLRKYVPVPTSCAILVCLFTLQQYGSHRIGSIFAPVVILWLLFITGVSIYNIFHYDPHIVFAISPKYMYKFFQSISWRSWRSLGSITLCVAGSEAMFADIGHFSTKSIKMTFVCLIYPILILSYAGQAAFISHALSIKDSSFAIEDYNHFYRSVPDHIHYVFTILSLLASAIGSQATITACFSIVNQCLALGCFPRVKVVHTSDKIHGQVYIPDLNWMIMILSLGITIGFHDIVRIGNASGMAIISGMLVTTCLTSLVIALYWEKSLLLSACFLVFFGSIEAVYLSSNLLNFHKGAWYIAVLLALSLTTMVAWHYGTLKKYQFDIENKVSMEWLTDPTSGLRVSRVPGIGFVYTNVVTGIPAFFSHFIANVPAFHQVLIFVSFKSLPKPFVSPTKRYLIGRVGNRDNKIYRCIVRYGYHDHIRDSDDFEEQIIRSIGEFISLEEHDAESLISTEGKMIIVGKQLPEGDALIPLHDTGATSSPRASTQTNINTTEDTNPKRKRKKVRFMLPTNSPKMCPSVREELNELVDARESGTAYFLGQSHIAVRNGSNFIKRFLIMVYVFFDKNCREPHVALNIPHAALVEVGMVYTI, from the exons ATGCATACAATCCTTCTGTCATTCCAAAGCATCGGAGTAGTTTACGGTCGATTGAGTACTGCTCCTTTATACGTCTTCGGTTCGATCCCTCAAAACGACTTCAAATCTGATGAGAGTGCGTACGAATACTTCTCGTTTATCTTCTGGACGTTAACGGTCCTATCGTTAGTGAAGTATACCTTCATAGTACTCAAAGCCGACAATGACGGAGAAG GTGGTACTTTTGCTTTGTACTCACTATTGTGTAAGCATGCAAAAGTCGGTCTACTCCCTAACGATAAAACTTCCGATGATGTTACAAATAACGAGACCGGAAGTCCTTCCCGCACCAAAGCCGAATCGAGAGCACGAAGGGCTATCGCAAAACATAAGAGTAGTCATTACTTGATGTTGTTCTTAGCATTGTTCGGTTCTTGCTTGATAATATGTGATGCAGTCCTTACTCCGGCTATTTCGG TTTTATCGGCTGCATCGGGTCTTCGACGATCGTTAACGGATATCAAAT ATTCGTCATCCCGTAAAACTGAGGATTCGGTATTGAAAGATCTAAGGAAAT ATGTACCTGTGCCTACTTCATGTGCCATATTGGTTTGCCTTTTCACTCTACAACAATACGGTAGCCATAGAATCGGGTCGATATTCGCTCCGGTAGTCATATTATGGCTTTTATTTATTACCGGAGTCAGTATATATAACATTTTTCACTACGATCCACATATCGTATTTGCAATCTCCCCGAAGTACATGTACAAGTTTTTCCAAAGTATAAGCTGGCGTAGTTGGAGATCATTGGGCAGTATTACTCTTTGTGTCGCAGGATCGGAAGCAATGTTTGCCGATATCGGTCATTTCTCGACGAAATCGATCAAG ATGACGTTCGTATGCTTGATTTACCCGATTCTTATTTTAAGTTATGCCGGTCAAGCCGCATTCATCTCCCACGCACTCTCCATAAAGGATTCATCCTTCGCTATAGAAGATTATAACCATTTTTATAGATCCGTACCCG ATCATATTCACTACGTATTCACGATATTATCTCTACTTGCATCGGCAATCGGAAGCCAAGCAACGATAACTGCATGTTTTTCGATCGTAAACCAATGCCTAGCGCTTGGTTGCTTTCCGAGAGTAAAAGTGGTTCATACATCAGATAAGATACACGGCCAGGTCTATATCCCGGATCTTAACTGGATGATAATGATTCTTAGCCTCGGTATTACAATCGGTTTCCATGATATAGTGCGAATCGGAAATGCATCAGGCATGGCTATAATCTCTGGCATGTTGGTAACAACTTGTTTAACGTCACTTGTGATTGCTCTATACTGGGAAAAGAGTCTGCTGCTGTCCGCTTGCTTTTTGGTGTTTTTTGGGTCGATTGAAGCCGTTTATTTGTCATCGAACTTGTTGAATTTTCACAAAGGAGCATGGTATATTGCTGTTCTTTTGGCACTAAGCTTGACTACCATGGTTGCATGGCATTATGGGACATTGAAGAAATATCAGTTTGATATAGAAAACAAGGTGTCTATGGAATGGCTTACGGATCCCACCTCAGGTCTCAGAGTTTCCAGGGTGCCCGGAATAGGCTTTGTTTACACCAACGTAGTAACCGGAATCCCAGCTTTCTTCTCCCATTTCATCGCGAACGTACCAGCTTTTCATCAAGTGCTGATTTTTGTGTCATTCAAGTCATTGCCGAAACCTTTTGTTTCACCAACTAAGCGTTACCTTATAGGCAGAGTTGGTAATAGAGATAATAAAATTTATCGATGCATCGTACGATACGGATACCACGATCACATTAGAGACTCAGATGATTTCGAGGAACAAATCATCCGCTCGATCGGAGAGTTCATTTCCTTGGAAGAACACGACGCCGAGTCTTTAATATCAACCGAAGGAAAAATGATTATCGTAGGTAAACAACTCCCCGAAGGGGATGCTCTGATACCATTACACGATACAGGAGCCACAAGCTCGCCCCGTGCATCAACTCAAACGAACATAAACACAACCGAGGATACTAACCcgaaaagaaagaggaaaaagGTACGATTCATGTTGCCGACTAATAGCCCAAAAATGTGTCCGTCAGTACGAGAGGAACTAAACGAACTGGTTGATGCGAGGGAAAGTGGGACAGCATATTTCTTGGGTCAATCGCATATAGCAGTACGTAACGGCTCAAACTTTATCAAGCGATTCCTCATAATGGTGTATGTTTTCTTCGATAAAAATTGCAGAGAGCCTCATGTGGCATTGAACATCCCTCATGCAGCATTGGTGGAAGTTGGTATGGTCTATACTATATAA
- the LOC107943076 gene encoding uncharacterized protein, translating into MTKGLIWATAEDLARNRGKVISLYRQILRSLNSPKLELNLAARLAKKAEARTIFMLGSEERSLHNIEDLIDAAEYSLSLLKQGKIPKHIQ; encoded by the coding sequence ATGACTAAGGGGTTGATATGGGCAACAGCAGAAGACTTAGCGAGAAACCGAGGAAAAGTAATTTCATTGTACCGACAAATACTTCGGAGCCTCAACTCTCCGAAACTGGAACTCAATTTAGCAGCGAGGTTGGCGAAGAAAGCAGAGGCACGCACCATTTTTATGTTGGGTTCTGAAGAGCGTTCGCTTCACAACATTGAAGACCTCATCGATGCTGCTGAATACTCTCTTTCTCTTTTGAAACAAGGCAAAATCCCCAAACATATTCAATAA
- the LOC107943077 gene encoding homeobox protein knotted-1-like LET12 gives MGHSKNGDYLCYQIVPTVTSLSLSLHFTFFGLQIWQNYLVVVGSAKESGKMEANKNNNVGVNHHHHHKEEEDDDELLKTRISSHPLYERLVENHLNCLKLGGIGDRGRNNSKSNQRKAEHSISTKINPCCSSMQLNQSELDLFMKGYCSALSKLKEAMEEPQQQTIAFINGMHSQLRDLARPTHLSPDVFLQETARNNSKYVD, from the exons ATGGGTCATTCCAAAAATGGGGACTATCTTTGTTACCAGATAGTACCTACAGtgacctctctctctctctcacttcACTTCACTTTTTTTGGTTTACAAATATGGCAAAACTATTTAGTTGTTGTAGGCTCTGCAAAAGAAAGTGGAAAAATGGAGGCTAATAAGAACAATAATGTTGGAgtaaatcatcatcatcatcacaaggaagaagaagatgatgatgagcTTCTCAAGACCAGGATTTCAAGCCATCCTTTGTATGAGAGGCTCGTTGAGAATCACCTCAATTGCTTAAAG CTTGGAGGCATTGGAGATAGAGGCAGAAATAATAGCAAGAGCAACCAGAGGAAAGCTGAGCATAGTATTAGTACTAAGATTAATCCATGTTGTAGCAGCATGCAGCTGAATCAATCAGAGTTAGACCTCTTTAtg AAAGGATATTGCTCGGCACTGAGCAAGCTAAAGGAAGCCATGGAAGAACCTCAGCAGCAAACAATAGCTTTCATCAACGGCATGCATTCTCAACTCAGGGACCTCGCTAGGCCCACTCACCTCTCACCTGATGTTTTTCTT CAAGAAACAGCCAGGAATAATTCAAAGTACGTGGATTAA
- the LOC107943081 gene encoding phenylalanine--tRNA ligase beta subunit, cytoplasmic, with protein sequence MPTVSVGRDRLFTALGRSYTQEEFEDLCFSFGIELDDVTTEKAIISKEKHLEEEKPSADDEIIYKIEVPANRYDLLCLEGLAQALLVFNGKEKIPKYTVANISKASMLKMHVKKETSLIRPFLVCAVLRGITFDEASYNSFIDLQDKLHQNICRKRTLVAIGTHDLDTLQGPFTYEALPPPEINFVPLKQVKNFRADELMEFYKSDLKLKKFLHIIENSSVYPVIYDRNRTVLSLPPIINGAHSAITLKTKNVFIECTATDLTKAKIVLNTMVTTFSTYCKRKFEVEPVEVISFDGKSSVYPDLSEYNMEVPLSYITGSIGVPLEVDEVTSLLKRMQLHAEKAGSGEAKISVSVPPTRSDILHPCDVMEDVAIAYGYNNIPKRTLSSLKPLPLNQLSDLIRYEIAMNGFTEVLTWILCSKKENFEMLNRKDDKSTAVIIGNPRSSDFEVVRTSLMPGMLKTVGHNKDHPKPIKIYEVGDVVLLDEKKDVGASNRRLLGALYCGANSGFELIHSLVDRIMEVMGTPFVPVGDKSGYFIELSNEPEFLSGRQAKIIYKGGRIGIFGIVHPEVLNNFDIPDPCSFLELDIESFL encoded by the exons ATGCCTACCGTCAGCGTTGGGAGGGATCGTCTTTTCACAGCTCTTGGCAGATCTTACA CTCAAGAAGAGTTTGAAGATCTGTGTTTCAGTTTCGGGATTGAACTTGATGATGTG ACAACGGAGAAAGCAATAATTTCGAAAGAAAAACATTTGGAAGAGGAAAAACCTAGTGCTGATGATGAAATCATTTACAAGATTGAAGTGCCTGCTAACAG GTACGATTTACTTTGTTTGGAAGGTCTTGCACAAGCCCTTCTAGTTTTCAATGGAAAGGAGAAGATACCTAAATACACAGTTGCCAACATTAGTAAGGCATCGATGCTTAAAATGCACGTGAAAAAAGAG ACATCTCTAATCCGGCCTTTTCTTGTCTGTGCGGTTTTGAGGGGCATAACTTTTGATGAAGCAAGCTATAACAGCTTCATTGATCTTCAGGATAAGCTGCACCAAAACATTTGCAG GAAACGGACACTAGTTGCTATTGGGACACATGACTTGGATACATTACAAGGGCCTTTTACGTATGAG GCGTTGCCACCTCCAGAGATAAATTTTGTTCCACTGAAACAG GTGAAGAACTTCAGAGCTGATGAGCTGATGGAATTTTACAAG TCAGATTTGAAGTTGAAGAAGTTCTTGCACATTATTGAGAATTCAAGTGTGTACCCCGTCATTTATGACCGCAATAG AACTGTTTTGTCTTTACCACCAATTATCAATGGTGCACACTCAGCAATCACTTTGAAGACAAAAAATGTCTTCATTGAATGCACTGCAACTGATTTAACAAAAGCCAAAATTGTTTTAAATACAATG GTAACAACATTTTCAACATACTGCAAAAGGAAATTTGAGGTGGAACCTGTTGAAGTGATATCATTTGATGGAAAGTCAAGTGTTTATCCAGATTTATCAGAATATAATATGGAAGTTCCACTATCATATATTACCGGTTCCATTGGAGTTCCTCTGGAGGTAGATGAG GTCACAAGCCTATTAAAACGAATGCAATTGCATGCTGAAAAAGCTGGATCGGGTGAAGCTAAGATCAGTGTGTCTGTACCTCCAACCAGAAGTGACATTCTTCATCCATGTGATGTCATGGAG GATGTTGCAATTGCTTATGGCTATAATAATATTCCAAAGAGAACGCTTTCTTCTTTGAAGCCCCTTCCCTTGAACCAGCTCAGTGATCTTATTAGATATGAG ATTGCGATGAATGGTTTTACTGAGGTGTTGACATGGATTTTATGTTCTAAGAAAGAGAATTTTGAGATGTTAAACCGGAAGGATGATAAATCCACTGCAGTGATCATTGGAAACCCGCGCTCTTCTGATTTTGAG GTGGTCCGCACTAGTCTCATGCCTGGCATGCTGAAGACTGTTGGACATAACAAAGACCATCCGAAGCCCATCAAG ATTTATGAAGTGGGTGATGTAGTACTTTTGGATGAGAAGAAAGATGTTGGTGCATCAAACCGCCGCCTACTTGGTGCATTATATTGTGGTGCTAACTCCGGTTTTGAG TTGATTCATAGCCTGGTGGACAGAATCATGGAAGTTATGGGGACTCCTTTTGTTCCAGTTGGTGATAAATCAGGATATTTTATAGAGCTTTCTAAT GAGCCTGAATTTCTGTCAGGTAGGCAAGCGAAAATCATTTACAAAGGAGGGCGCATTGGCATCTTTGGTATCGTGCACCCTGAG GTGTTGAATAATTTTGACATTCCGGACCCATGCTCCTTCTTGGAACTTGATATAGAGAGCTTCTTATAG
- the LOC121224448 gene encoding uncharacterized protein, whose product MELNNNNNKSNNFRGKEDMGSVPIHSQVRKIKQESEHIIDRSPGQPEMMKRPVLRYISRQQISRSPLGLSDTTISVGH is encoded by the coding sequence ATGGAGctaaacaacaacaacaacaagagTAATAATTTCAGAGGAAAAGAAGACATGGGTAGTGTTCCAATTCATAGCCAAGTTCGAAAAATAAAGCAAGAATCGGAGCATATCATTGACCGGTCGCCTGGACAGCCTGAGATGATGAAGAGACCTGTTCTTAGATATATTTCCCGACAACAGATTTCTCGGTCTCCTTTGGGGTTAAGCGACACAACAATCTCTGTTGGTCACTAG
- the LOC107943079 gene encoding nudix hydrolase 21, chloroplastic gives MGGISGFLTNFSPFTNLFESILEKIPIKLPIPLEKMVSYVSYPRTGRHLQRYDNRGFRLVVGCIPYRYKKLDYQASSNEEEIEVLVISAQNGKGMLFPKGGWENDESMEDAAIRETLEEAGVLGIIECKLGKWSYKSKRQSIFHEGHMFPLLVKKELDLWPEKNIRERKWVTISKAREECPHLWMKEALEELVRRHVQPATDEKVN, from the exons ATGGGGGGAATCTCTGGATTTCTCACAAATTTTTCCCCATTTACCAATCTTTTCGAATCAATCCTTGAAAAAATCCCTATCAAATTACCAATCCCCCTTGAGAAAATGGTTTCTTATGTTTCTTATCCTCGTACTGGTAGGCATTTGCAACGCTATGATAACAGAGGCTTTCGTTTAGTTGTTGG GTGTATACCATACAGATACAAGAAACTTGACTATCAGGCAAGTTCAAATGAAGAAGAGATTGAAGTGCTTGTGATCAGTGCACAAAATGGTAAAGGCATGTTGTTCCCCAAAGGTGGATGGGAAAATGATGAATCCATGGAAGATGCTGCCATTCGTGAGACACTAGAAGAAGCTGGTGTCCTTGGCATTATTGAA TGCAAATTAGGGAAATGGTCATACAAAAGCAAGAGGCAAAGTATCTTCCATGAAGGCCATATGTTTCCTTTGCTTGTGAAGAAAGAATTAGATCTATGGCCTGAGAAAAACATCAGAGAGAGGAAATGG GTAACCATCTCCAAAGCTAGAGAAGAATGCCCACATTTGTGGATGAAAGAAGCTTTAGAAGAGTTAGTCCGCCGCCATGTGCAGCCGGCAACGGATGAGAAAGTAAATTGA